One Thermoplasma volcanium GSS1 genomic window carries:
- a CDS encoding putative transcriptional regulator, protein MEPIIDGNILRSLNRSELRRKVLFYLLSIYPYRSYLSEISRAVKSDPSNVKGCLEGLGVRYTGEESLIGLGLVIVEQSKNGFKYFKINPEIVDEVRNMKVMFNDKKVFTVEIG, encoded by the coding sequence ATGGAACCGATAATCGATGGAAACATATTAAGATCATTAAACAGAAGCGAACTTAGGAGAAAGGTTCTTTTCTACTTATTGTCAATATATCCCTACAGGTCTTACCTTTCAGAGATATCGAGGGCAGTAAAGTCAGACCCCTCAAACGTAAAAGGTTGCCTAGAAGGTCTAGGCGTAAGGTATACAGGAGAAGAGAGCCTGATTGGGCTTGGCCTAGTCATAGTTGAACAATCTAAGAATGGCTTCAAATACTTTAAGATAAACCCTGAAATTGTTGATGAAGTAAGGAATATGAAAGTGATGTTCAACGATAAGAAGGTATTTACCGTTGAAATAGGTTAA
- a CDS encoding NfeD family protein codes for MDSAKALLLIIVIFILSLLLVEGIGNSVATPQKNIVVINLDEEIDAGSANMITSTLSSVSNSTTAAVVIYMNTPGGILENMMQMVSAISSVENQGIITITYVPVDGMAASAGSYVAMACDYIFMGNGSYIGPSTPIVVAGTSLEQQHTTSAMEQYMVSLAEQHGRNTTAVFSMVSNNTAYTDVEAYKIGISNGIYNSLSEALASIHLQNYPLVEVYPSAYDNFLSFIGNAYVDGIFILLGFVAIMLDIYHGSVVLTVIGIALLVLGFLGLQLISASLVGVLLLILGSVLILLEAKMGHGFALLSGVVIGLVGTFMLASPYYSSNPGYSPSPFTTFDLLTSILIVIVAGFLAFYIRRIVRTIKFRGRWTGAESLIGRSAKAVSNINSHGWVSVDGIEWQAKSNDGKPINKGEPVKIVDRSGLVLIVERTNTEEKQDLKLK; via the coding sequence GTGGATTCAGCAAAGGCATTACTTTTAATAATTGTCATTTTCATATTATCGCTTCTACTTGTAGAGGGAATTGGAAATTCAGTAGCTACTCCTCAGAAAAATATAGTTGTAATAAATCTTGATGAAGAGATAGACGCTGGATCGGCCAATATGATTACGAGTACTTTATCGAGTGTATCTAATTCGACTACAGCTGCTGTTGTTATTTATATGAACACTCCGGGAGGCATATTGGAGAATATGATGCAGATGGTTTCAGCCATCTCATCTGTCGAAAACCAAGGGATAATAACCATAACGTATGTGCCTGTTGATGGGATGGCTGCTTCTGCTGGATCCTATGTTGCCATGGCATGTGATTACATATTTATGGGCAATGGTTCGTACATAGGGCCATCTACGCCTATCGTAGTTGCTGGTACTTCACTTGAGCAGCAGCACACTACAAGTGCAATGGAGCAATACATGGTCAGCCTTGCGGAGCAACACGGCAGGAACACAACAGCTGTGTTTTCTATGGTGAGTAATAATACAGCATATACCGATGTAGAGGCCTACAAGATAGGCATATCTAACGGTATTTACAATTCGCTGAGCGAGGCACTTGCCTCTATCCATCTTCAGAATTATCCTCTCGTAGAAGTCTATCCATCTGCATATGACAATTTCTTAAGCTTTATAGGTAACGCTTACGTTGACGGAATATTTATATTGCTTGGCTTCGTAGCCATAATGCTTGACATATATCATGGGAGTGTGGTGCTTACGGTCATTGGCATAGCATTGCTAGTCCTAGGCTTTTTAGGACTGCAACTGATATCGGCATCTCTTGTCGGGGTTCTTCTTCTTATACTTGGTTCGGTTCTTATACTCCTAGAGGCTAAAATGGGTCACGGTTTTGCATTGCTGTCTGGTGTTGTTATAGGCCTCGTTGGTACATTCATGCTGGCAAGTCCCTATTATTCATCGAACCCAGGATACTCGCCTTCACCATTTACTACATTTGATCTTCTTACTTCTATCCTAATAGTAATTGTGGCAGGTTTTCTGGCATTTTATATAAGGAGAATTGTAAGGACCATAAAGTTCAGGGGACGCTGGACAGGAGCTGAATCCCTTATAGGGAGAAGTGCCAAAGCAGTTTCCAATATAAATTCGCACGGATGGGTTTCTGTTGATGGTATTGAATGGCAAGCCAAGAGCAATGATGGTAAGCCCATAAACAAAGGTGAACCTGTAAAGATAGTGGATAGGAGCGGTCTAGTCCTCATAGTTGAGCGTACCAATACAGAGGAAAAACAGGATCTAAAATTAAAGTAG
- the cgi121 gene encoding KEOPS complex subunit Cgi121, which produces MSHKVVYFKIKYKIDINKIVGFIRSTKNLFQLIDGRCLLSQTQILSAISRAGRRYIKGSRVNNEGILILMFVSASTQIDSAISSCGLKPDSSTAALIYDDESDYSNFIAKFPEFVMVDPFVPYDVKDDSIFEKMSYVDATL; this is translated from the coding sequence ATGTCGCATAAAGTGGTCTACTTCAAAATAAAATATAAGATAGATATCAATAAAATTGTAGGTTTTATTAGATCAACCAAAAATCTATTTCAATTGATAGACGGCAGGTGTTTATTATCCCAAACGCAGATCCTATCTGCAATCTCTAGGGCAGGAAGAAGGTACATAAAAGGGTCTCGAGTAAACAATGAAGGCATACTCATACTCATGTTCGTTTCAGCGTCAACACAGATCGATTCTGCAATAAGTTCATGCGGTTTGAAGCCAGATAGCAGTACTGCGGCCCTTATATATGATGATGAGTCAGACTATTCTAATTTCATTGCTAAATTTCCTGAGTTTGTAATGGTTGATCCCTTCGTCCCCTATGACGTAAAGGATGACAGCATTTTTGAAAAGATGTCGTATGTTGATGCCACGTTATAA
- a CDS encoding pyridoxal phosphate-dependent aminotransferase, with protein MQWLTFQWLEFIREYREKAKHNLSNSGMPEPDLKSLGIDTSYEHYLDAAGEVEYRFTEALSRRLRVDQDLIIPTVGGTEAIFIALSHLSSVSKRIHVPLPEYEPMFLVPESLGIETSKIESKVMPGRISKNESIAMTLPNNPTAQYSDRISLLDNVIHSEGLIYIDETFRDFLPSGTRPTLFDGSETMVVSGTMTKFYGLSNLRTGWIISSEHNVAGMRRIKDLTSINNASFSLYIAAQAIQKWNYFKEAEDNLINKNLRVAREYLEGLPGISYKEPEGAPFIFLSYSKNIESVKLAKLAVERYGILFAPGSFFGEEHHIRVCLTSNKPEEDFNVLKEFLKKEAV; from the coding sequence ATGCAGTGGCTTACTTTTCAGTGGCTTGAGTTTATCAGGGAGTATAGAGAAAAAGCAAAGCATAATCTTTCGAACAGCGGTATGCCAGAACCCGACTTGAAATCGCTTGGCATAGATACGTCTTATGAGCACTATCTTGATGCTGCTGGGGAAGTAGAATACAGGTTCACTGAGGCTCTCTCAAGAAGACTTAGGGTCGATCAAGACCTAATAATACCAACTGTAGGCGGTACTGAAGCAATATTCATCGCCTTGTCGCACCTTTCTTCCGTTTCTAAGAGGATACATGTCCCATTGCCGGAATATGAACCAATGTTCCTCGTGCCTGAGTCCCTTGGCATTGAGACCTCTAAAATAGAATCCAAAGTTATGCCAGGGAGAATATCCAAGAATGAAAGCATTGCTATGACTTTGCCCAATAACCCTACGGCCCAATATTCAGATCGTATATCCTTATTGGATAACGTAATCCATTCTGAAGGTTTGATTTATATAGATGAGACGTTCAGAGATTTTTTGCCGTCCGGTACACGGCCTACCCTTTTTGACGGATCTGAAACAATGGTAGTAAGCGGCACTATGACAAAGTTTTACGGACTTAGCAATCTACGCACTGGCTGGATAATATCCTCAGAGCACAACGTAGCTGGTATGAGGAGAATAAAGGATTTGACGTCGATAAATAACGCCAGCTTTTCGCTATATATTGCGGCACAAGCCATACAAAAATGGAACTATTTTAAGGAAGCTGAAGACAATCTAATCAATAAAAATCTACGAGTTGCGAGAGAATACTTGGAAGGATTGCCGGGCATATCGTACAAAGAACCTGAAGGGGCACCGTTCATATTTTTGAGCTATAGCAAAAATATAGAATCTGTAAAGCTTGCAAAGCTAGCTGTAGAGCGTTATGGTATACTCTTCGCGCCTGGATCGTTCTTTGGGGAAGAACACCACATAAGAGTTTGCCTTACATCCAACAAACCTGAGGAGGACTTTAACGTTCTGAAAGAATTTTTAAAGAAAGAAGCGGTGTAG
- the kdpA gene encoding potassium-transporting ATPase subunit KdpA, translating into MIFPAEDVYFWSKFFATERAVSGVIIIFIYLGITSIFSYVLSFYIAKIYRDEPTFLRKLTGSVISFFEKIIGESENHQMEFKEYFINLLLFNFFAGLISFLVIMYQKYLPFSYYATGMSPSLDFNTVVSFLTNTNLQHYSNPFRLSYFSQTFVITGLMFLSAGTGFAASMAFVRGLRTDVGKIGNFYHDFLVSIFDLILPLSILVTIILILAGVPETIQRFISVTPFFTNNTVNIPLGPVATLEAIKNIGTNGGGFYGANAGFPFENPDWFTNLLEFVSFTIIPLGSLMALGIVFEDRKFGRMLYYVIMFFFVFDGLFAFFGEYVGVPFLHIGYYTGNMLGKETAIGVSQSSIFAVGATLTSTGASDGALVSYTPAGIIGVLIGLLLNDPLGGVGTGVLNIFMYIIFTVFIGSLMVGKLPELMSLRIGSKEIKYSTLSLVTHPLLVVIPLGITLMIPHLSSTFVNPNSSRITELLYEFASAASNNGSEMGGFLTNQPYFNYLDGVIMLLGRYLLMGFQLVIAQSFSIKKAKVQYLRSIDTSNSVFALLLISAMLIIGLLSYFPIIVLGPLLSWTHDFSLIVGAIL; encoded by the coding sequence ATGATATTTCCTGCAGAGGATGTGTATTTCTGGTCGAAGTTCTTTGCTACGGAGAGAGCTGTCTCAGGTGTTATAATAATATTCATATACCTTGGAATAACATCAATTTTCTCCTACGTCCTATCATTCTATATTGCTAAGATATACAGGGATGAGCCAACTTTCCTGAGAAAACTAACTGGTTCTGTAATATCATTCTTCGAAAAAATTATAGGGGAGAGCGAGAATCATCAAATGGAATTCAAGGAGTATTTTATAAATCTTCTTCTTTTCAATTTTTTTGCCGGTCTTATATCTTTTCTCGTTATAATGTATCAGAAATACTTGCCTTTTTCATACTATGCGACTGGCATGAGCCCTTCACTTGACTTCAACACAGTAGTTAGCTTCCTGACAAACACAAATCTGCAGCACTACTCTAACCCCTTTCGGCTGTCTTACTTTAGCCAGACCTTTGTTATCACCGGCTTAATGTTCTTATCTGCTGGTACAGGTTTTGCAGCTTCAATGGCTTTTGTCAGGGGTCTCCGCACAGATGTAGGAAAAATAGGCAATTTTTATCATGATTTTCTTGTATCAATTTTTGATCTGATACTCCCCCTCTCTATACTTGTTACGATAATACTCATACTCGCTGGAGTACCAGAAACAATTCAAAGATTCATATCTGTAACGCCTTTTTTTACGAATAATACCGTGAACATACCGCTTGGGCCGGTAGCTACGCTTGAAGCAATAAAAAATATTGGAACAAATGGCGGTGGATTCTACGGTGCGAATGCTGGCTTTCCCTTTGAGAATCCGGACTGGTTTACTAATTTGCTTGAATTTGTTTCGTTCACAATTATACCCTTAGGCTCCCTCATGGCACTAGGTATCGTATTTGAAGATAGAAAGTTCGGAAGGATGCTCTATTATGTGATTATGTTCTTCTTTGTTTTTGACGGCCTCTTCGCTTTCTTTGGCGAATACGTTGGCGTCCCCTTCTTGCACATTGGATACTATACTGGAAATATGCTTGGGAAAGAGACTGCGATCGGAGTATCTCAGAGCAGCATATTCGCTGTGGGCGCAACTCTAACCTCTACAGGTGCTTCTGATGGAGCCCTCGTCTCTTACACTCCTGCCGGAATAATTGGCGTCTTGATAGGCCTACTCTTAAATGACCCGTTAGGTGGAGTAGGAACAGGAGTTCTCAATATATTTATGTATATCATATTCACAGTTTTCATCGGCTCGCTTATGGTTGGAAAGCTGCCAGAATTGATGTCCCTCAGGATAGGCTCCAAAGAAATAAAGTACTCTACGCTCTCACTAGTCACGCACCCACTCCTTGTTGTAATTCCGTTGGGGATAACGCTGATGATACCGCACCTGAGCTCTACATTTGTAAATCCAAACTCTTCGAGAATAACTGAATTACTCTATGAATTTGCTTCAGCAGCTTCAAACAACGGATCTGAGATGGGTGGTTTCTTAACAAATCAACCGTACTTTAATTATCTGGACGGGGTTATTATGCTTCTTGGCAGATACTTATTGATGGGGTTCCAGCTTGTTATAGCGCAGTCTTTTTCTATTAAGAAAGCCAAGGTTCAGTATTTAAGATCGATAGATACAAGCAACTCAGTCTTTGCACTTCTGTTAATATCTGCAATGCTTATAATTGGCCTTCTATCTTATTTCCCTATAATAGTACTTGGGCCGCTTCTATCTTGGACTCACGATTTTAGCCTGATTGTGGGGGCGATTCTGTGA
- a CDS encoding YbhB/YbcL family Raf kinase inhibitor-like protein produces MKISIKDFENESSIPTKFTCDGEDEMPVLSVTDVPKEAKCLALVVDDPDAPSGLFTHCIIYDIPLSKMEIDSSILNEKGVKAGINDFGEKGYRGPCPPPGKPHRYYFTVYALNTEIKEDGLKRREFDKEIKNHIIEKVSYMGTYIRKH; encoded by the coding sequence ATGAAAATCTCCATAAAAGATTTTGAAAACGAATCATCAATACCGACTAAATTCACCTGTGATGGAGAAGACGAAATGCCCGTATTGTCTGTTACGGACGTCCCAAAGGAAGCCAAGTGTCTCGCTTTAGTTGTCGACGATCCAGATGCACCGTCCGGTTTATTTACTCACTGCATTATATACGATATACCTTTAAGCAAAATGGAGATAGATTCATCTATATTAAACGAAAAAGGCGTTAAGGCAGGAATCAACGATTTCGGGGAAAAGGGATATAGGGGTCCATGCCCACCGCCTGGAAAGCCGCATCGATATTATTTCACTGTGTATGCATTAAACACAGAGATAAAAGAAGATGGACTAAAGAGGAGAGAATTTGACAAAGAAATTAAAAACCATATCATTGAGAAAGTTTCCTATATGGGTACATATATAAGGAAGCATTAA
- the lonB gene encoding ATP-dependent protease LonB, whose protein sequence is MEENIESVEEWVSKLDIETTKDIHVPKLLFDQVIGQDQAGEIVKKAALQRRHVILIGEPGTGKSMLAQSMVDFLPKSELEDILVFPNPEDPNKPKIKTVPAGKGKEIVRQYQIKAEREKRDRSRSIMFVIFSVVLLGIIAAIVLRSITLIFFAIMAAAFLYMAMAFNPVIRNEKAMVPKLLVSHSSTDKPPFVDSTGAHSGALLGDVRHDPFQSGGLETPAHERVEAGNIHKAHKGVLFIDEINLLRPEDQQAILTALQEKKYPISGQSERSAGAMVQTEPVPCDFVLVAAGNYDAIRNMHPALRSRIRGYGYEVVVNDYMDDNDENRKKLVQFIAQEVEKDKKIPHFDKSAIVEIIKEAQKRSGRRNKLTLRLRELGGLVRVAGDIAVSQKRNIVTASDVIAAKALSKPLEQQIADKSIEIKKIYKTFRTEGSVVGMVNGLAVVGADTGMAEYTGVVLPIVAEVTPAEHKGAGNIIATGKLGDIAKEAVLNVSAVFKKITGKDISNMDIHIQFVGTYEGVEGDSASVSIATAVISAIENIPVDQSVAMTGSLSVRGDVLPVGGVTAKVEAAIEAGMAKVIVPELNYNDIILDAEHINRIQIIPARTIEDVLKVALVNSPEKDKLFDRIASIINNAKIIKPQKPVASTRAGQNVA, encoded by the coding sequence GTGGAAGAAAACATAGAAAGCGTAGAGGAGTGGGTCAGCAAGCTGGACATTGAAACCACGAAAGATATTCACGTGCCAAAACTTCTCTTCGATCAGGTAATAGGGCAGGATCAGGCAGGAGAAATTGTAAAAAAAGCTGCCCTGCAGAGGAGGCACGTGATTCTTATTGGAGAGCCAGGAACAGGGAAGTCTATGCTCGCTCAGTCGATGGTGGATTTTCTTCCAAAGAGTGAGCTTGAGGATATACTGGTATTCCCTAACCCAGAAGACCCCAACAAGCCGAAGATTAAAACCGTCCCAGCAGGGAAGGGTAAGGAGATAGTTAGACAATATCAGATCAAAGCTGAAAGAGAGAAAAGAGATAGGTCTAGAAGCATAATGTTTGTGATATTTTCAGTAGTGCTCTTGGGAATAATAGCGGCTATAGTGCTAAGATCTATTACGCTAATATTCTTCGCCATAATGGCTGCCGCATTTCTATACATGGCTATGGCCTTCAACCCAGTTATAAGAAACGAAAAGGCTATGGTGCCTAAACTCTTAGTTTCGCATTCATCTACAGATAAACCACCGTTTGTTGATTCTACAGGAGCACATTCTGGGGCCTTGCTTGGTGATGTGAGGCACGATCCATTCCAGTCTGGAGGTTTAGAAACACCTGCTCACGAAAGGGTTGAGGCTGGCAATATACACAAAGCCCATAAAGGGGTTTTGTTCATCGATGAAATAAACCTGCTTAGGCCGGAAGACCAGCAAGCCATATTGACTGCACTTCAGGAGAAAAAATACCCCATTTCTGGCCAGAGTGAAAGAAGTGCTGGCGCTATGGTACAAACTGAACCTGTCCCGTGTGACTTTGTTCTTGTAGCTGCCGGCAACTATGATGCCATAAGGAATATGCATCCAGCCTTAAGGTCCAGGATAAGAGGGTATGGATATGAGGTTGTTGTTAACGATTACATGGACGACAACGATGAAAATAGGAAAAAACTAGTACAGTTCATAGCCCAAGAGGTTGAAAAGGACAAAAAGATACCTCACTTCGATAAGTCAGCAATTGTAGAGATCATAAAAGAGGCCCAAAAGAGATCAGGCAGAAGAAATAAGCTAACCCTAAGGCTTAGGGAACTTGGCGGTCTGGTAAGGGTAGCTGGAGACATTGCGGTATCGCAGAAACGCAATATTGTTACTGCTTCGGATGTCATAGCAGCCAAGGCCCTTTCAAAGCCACTCGAGCAGCAGATTGCGGATAAATCAATTGAAATAAAGAAGATCTACAAAACATTTAGAACCGAAGGCAGTGTAGTGGGAATGGTCAACGGGCTTGCGGTTGTTGGTGCAGATACTGGTATGGCCGAGTATACTGGCGTCGTATTGCCGATCGTTGCAGAAGTTACACCTGCAGAACATAAAGGTGCAGGCAACATAATTGCTACGGGAAAACTAGGTGACATAGCTAAAGAGGCCGTATTGAATGTATCTGCTGTCTTCAAGAAAATAACTGGGAAAGACATATCTAACATGGATATACACATACAGTTTGTTGGTACTTACGAAGGTGTAGAAGGCGACTCGGCTAGCGTATCTATAGCTACTGCAGTTATATCTGCCATAGAGAATATACCGGTTGACCAGAGCGTAGCTATGACCGGTTCCTTAAGTGTCCGGGGCGACGTACTTCCTGTCGGCGGTGTAACTGCCAAGGTAGAGGCGGCTATAGAGGCAGGAATGGCAAAGGTTATAGTGCCAGAACTGAACTATAACGACATTATACTTGACGCAGAACACATTAACAGGATACAGATAATACCGGCTAGGACAATAGAAGACGTATTAAAGGTTGCACTCGTCAATTCCCCTGAGAAAGATAAGCTATTTGACAGGATAGCAAGCATAATCAACAACGCAAAGATAATAAAGCCGCAGAAACCAGTAGCATCAACTCGTGCTGGGCAGAATGTCGCATAA
- the cobS gene encoding adenosylcobinamide-GDP ribazoletransferase — protein MISGLRSSFSFFTLVPSRQKDIGNPITFLPLVVTVGALIGDSILYITWQFSHLIASFLSISSIIIYNGLNHFDATADLGDALMVRDKSRIPEVIKDHHVGAGGIFAVIFVYGIAVLSLARSTLYIGLVGILIGQVVSGSSMMISLIGSQPFVPGLADYFISLFRKHSVGYTIEFLAIPIIVSFIFSPLYVVIVALNLLIVQLTKTMISRRFGGINGDVIGFLGEFSRSLFIFMLIIIAHYNVASTYDIFSKMLSSFTS, from the coding sequence ATGATTTCCGGTCTTAGATCATCGTTTTCATTTTTTACACTTGTGCCCTCTAGGCAAAAAGATATTGGAAACCCAATTACTTTCTTGCCTCTGGTTGTTACGGTGGGTGCCCTCATTGGCGATTCGATCTTGTACATAACTTGGCAATTTTCTCACCTTATTGCATCTTTCCTTAGCATATCTTCGATCATTATTTACAACGGCCTAAACCATTTTGATGCTACTGCCGACTTAGGGGATGCACTTATGGTCAGGGATAAATCCCGCATACCAGAGGTTATTAAGGATCATCATGTAGGGGCAGGTGGTATTTTCGCAGTAATTTTTGTTTATGGAATTGCAGTTCTTTCTTTGGCGCGATCTACCCTATATATAGGCCTTGTCGGTATTTTGATCGGACAAGTAGTTTCTGGATCATCAATGATGATCTCTCTGATCGGTTCGCAACCTTTCGTTCCAGGCCTTGCTGACTATTTTATTAGTTTATTTAGAAAGCATAGTGTTGGTTACACAATAGAATTCTTAGCTATACCAATAATAGTTTCATTCATATTTTCTCCTCTTTATGTTGTAATTGTAGCTTTGAACCTTTTAATAGTGCAATTGACAAAGACAATGATATCGAGAAGATTTGGAGGCATAAACGGTGATGTGATTGGATTTTTAGGCGAGTTTTCTAGATCACTATTTATTTTTATGTTGATAATAATTGCACATTATAACGTGGCATCAACATACGACATCTTTTCAAAAATGCTGTCATCCTTTACGTCATAG
- a CDS encoding adenosine-specific kinase produces the protein MDIEAVDMIVPNDSNIIVGYSHFIKTVEDLNEIVHTSMPKCRYAIAFSEASGDRLIRYEGNDDELVNAAIENIKRISAGHTFVILLRDAYPINILNAVKSCQEVGGIFAATANSLKIIIYKGENGNGVLGVIDGMSPVGVESDDDKKKRRDLLRKIGYKQ, from the coding sequence ATGGATATCGAAGCTGTGGATATGATAGTACCTAACGATTCGAACATAATAGTTGGTTATTCTCATTTCATAAAGACTGTAGAAGACCTCAACGAGATAGTACATACAAGCATGCCAAAATGCAGATACGCGATTGCATTTTCCGAAGCAAGCGGTGATCGCCTTATCAGGTACGAAGGCAATGACGATGAACTTGTCAACGCTGCGATAGAAAATATCAAGAGAATATCTGCTGGGCACACGTTTGTGATATTGCTGAGAGATGCATATCCGATAAACATACTCAATGCAGTAAAAAGCTGCCAGGAAGTAGGTGGTATTTTTGCAGCTACAGCAAACAGCCTAAAGATAATTATATACAAGGGAGAGAATGGGAATGGCGTACTTGGCGTTATTGATGGCATGTCTCCAGTAGGCGTTGAATCCGATGACGATAAGAAAAAGAGGAGGGATCTGCTAAGGAAAATAGGATACAAACAGTGA
- a CDS encoding tRNA uridine(34) 5-carboxymethylaminomethyl modification radical SAM/GNAT enzyme Elp3 produces the protein MDFFSEIREKLLNGEIESKEELEDLKVELSRKYHLDYVPGDVEILNSYEFDDDVKSMLRRKPTRTISGVSVVAAMTSPDRCPHGKCIFCPGGVDNNSPQSYTGFEPAALRGRNNRYDPYMETFSRIKQLETIGHDTSKIDLIVMGGTFTARPVDYQNSFIKGCLDAMNGYISNDLYQAIKINETSEHRCIGLTVETKPDWFFEKEIDDALNYGTTKVELGVQNINDRILRINNRGHTVEDIARSTQLARDAGLKIVYHIMPGMYGSSPSLDRESFLLMVNDERFKPDMLKIYPTLVTKGTALYNLWKNGKYRPYTTEETVELIVDFMKMMPPWIRVQRIQRDIPVQFIVAGVKRSDLRNLVEERIRKEGTKTREIRYREIGHYNGSVENIHLSVDKYEAAGGTEYFISYVTDDDHIVGFVRLRQPSEMAHRQEMLGSAIVRELKVFGQEVPVGRRDLKNWQHHGYGMRLMEEAERIARDDLGLDRILVISGIGVRQYFRKIGYEDLGPYVAKSLK, from the coding sequence ATGGATTTTTTCTCCGAAATCAGGGAGAAACTGTTAAACGGCGAGATTGAAAGCAAAGAGGAACTCGAAGATCTAAAGGTAGAGCTGTCTAGGAAGTACCATCTTGATTATGTTCCTGGAGATGTTGAAATTTTAAATTCGTACGAGTTCGATGACGATGTAAAGAGCATGTTGAGGAGAAAGCCTACAAGAACGATATCTGGGGTTTCTGTTGTTGCAGCTATGACATCACCGGATCGCTGTCCTCATGGAAAATGCATCTTCTGCCCAGGCGGAGTAGACAACAATTCACCACAATCATATACTGGATTTGAGCCAGCAGCCCTTCGCGGAAGGAACAATAGGTACGATCCGTACATGGAGACCTTTAGCAGGATCAAGCAACTGGAAACTATCGGTCACGATACTTCAAAGATAGACCTCATAGTAATGGGCGGCACGTTCACTGCAAGGCCTGTTGACTATCAAAATTCATTTATAAAGGGATGTCTGGATGCTATGAACGGATACATATCCAACGATCTGTATCAGGCAATAAAGATAAACGAGACGAGTGAACATAGATGCATAGGCCTTACTGTTGAGACAAAGCCAGACTGGTTCTTTGAGAAGGAGATAGATGATGCCCTGAATTACGGGACTACTAAGGTAGAATTAGGAGTTCAAAATATAAACGATCGCATACTCCGCATTAACAACAGGGGGCATACAGTAGAGGACATAGCCCGTTCCACACAGCTCGCCAGAGATGCAGGGCTTAAGATCGTATACCATATAATGCCTGGTATGTATGGTTCAAGCCCTTCACTAGATAGGGAATCATTCTTGCTTATGGTTAACGATGAACGTTTTAAGCCAGATATGTTGAAAATATATCCAACTCTGGTTACAAAGGGCACGGCTCTATACAACCTGTGGAAAAATGGAAAGTATAGGCCATATACAACCGAAGAGACGGTCGAATTAATAGTTGACTTCATGAAGATGATGCCGCCGTGGATAAGGGTGCAAAGGATACAAAGAGACATACCTGTTCAGTTTATTGTAGCCGGTGTTAAGAGATCAGATCTAAGGAACCTAGTGGAAGAAAGAATTAGGAAGGAAGGTACAAAAACTAGGGAGATAAGGTACCGTGAAATAGGACATTACAACGGAAGCGTTGAAAACATCCATCTTAGTGTTGACAAGTATGAGGCTGCAGGGGGCACGGAATATTTTATCTCCTATGTGACCGATGACGATCATATAGTTGGTTTCGTAAGGTTGAGACAGCCATCCGAAATGGCGCATAGACAAGAGATGCTTGGATCTGCAATAGTTCGTGAGCTCAAGGTGTTCGGGCAGGAGGTGCCGGTAGGCCGCAGAGACTTAAAGAATTGGCAGCATCATGGCTATGGCATGCGATTAATGGAAGAAGCAGAAAGGATAGCGAGGGATGACCTTGGCTTGGATCGTATACTGGTAATAAGCGGTATAGGAGTAAGGCAGTACTTCAGGAAGATAGGATATGAAGACCTAGGGCCGTACGTTGCAAAATCTTTAAAGTAA